The genomic window ATCAAACTCTCCAAAAAGGGTAGTTCGTCTATGCTCATTACAAGCTAGCTTTAAAACTTTGCTGTGATTGCTCACAGCGCGTATGCGCTCGTTGTTCAGTTTTCAAGGAGCAAGCTTGTCTTGCCTTCTTGCTTGTCCGATGCGTTTTTTCGCGACCGGAATTAGAATATATCACGAATCGGAACCGCGTTTCAACAGGTAATTGTTAACAGCTCGTTTCGACCGCCGCCGCAATCGGGCGGATTCATAATATACCACCGCAGGCGAGTCGACACAACCGCTGCTTTATGGCAACCTTACCAAAATACTGATAACGCTGCCCGAGGATCCGCAAAACAAAAACACCGCAAGGCCGAAGCCTTGCGGTGCTCTTCGTATTATGACCTGTAGTGGGCTCGAACCACTGACCCCCACCCTGTCAAGATGGTGCTCTCCCAGCTGAGCTAACAGGTCTCATATTCGCGCCTGCATTTCAGCGGCGACAAATATGATATTATCAGCTTTCGAGATGAGTGTCAACCGGTTTTCGATCAAAAATTTGTCCGGCCGTCGCCCGCCGCGTCAACGCGCTGTAGCCGAGCGTCAGCAGCGGCGGGAGCCATAGAAACAGCGCATACGGGGCGAACCGCTCCGGTGCGACGCCGACGATCGTGCCGCAAAGCACTGCGATCATGTTCCAAGGAACGAGCGCGGCGAGCAGCAGGCTGGTATCCGCGGTAACGCGGGCGAGCTGCTCGCGCGTAAAGCGCTCGGTCCATGCCGGGGCGAGGCTGCGCGCCGTCATCATGATCGGCAGCGTCTGCGTGCACGAGACAAGGCCGAGGCCGAGGCCGAACGCGCCGGCTCGAATCGTGACGCCGGGCAGCGTCGGATTGTCGCCGATGAGCCGCGCGGCGATCGGACGCACGATTCCCGTCTTCTCTAAGATGCCGTTATACGCGCCGGCCATGGCAATCAATAGGACCAGCTCGAACATGCTGGCGACGCCTTTGCCGCGGACGAGCTCGCCTTCGGCCGACATCGTCGGATAGCCGGCCCACAGCCAGCCGAGCCATTCCCCCGCCGCTCCTCCTTGCGTCGCGGCGCCGACGGCGATGCCGGACGCGATGCCGATCAAGAAGGCGTACCGCGTCCGGATGCGGAGCACGATGGCGGCCAGCAGCAGCAGCGGCGGCAAGGCGAGCAGCCAAGACGACGTATAGCCGCCGATCGCCGCCAGCTCCGCTCCCGCCGACGCGCCCTCGCCGGCTTCGCCCCAAGCGCCGAACCAATCGAACGCTGCGAAGACGGCGAGCGCGAGCGCGAACGCGGCGTACGTCGTCGGCTGCAGCAGGCGGTAGAGCGATCGCGGCGGCACTCCTGCGGAAGCGGCGACGAGCTGGTGCGCGCTCGACAGCGGCGACGTCCGGTCGCCGACGAACGCGCCCGAGACGAGCGCCCCGGCCATCAGCGGCAGCGGGACGCCGAGATGCGCCGCGATGCCCATCAGCGGAATGCCCGCTGCGCTCAACGTGCCCGTCGACGTGCCGAGCGTCATCGCGACGGCCGACGCGAATGCGAAGCCGAACGTCACGATCCACTCCGGGTGGAGCAAACGCAGCCCCGCATCGACCAAAAACGGGATGACCCCGCCCGCCGACCAAGCGGGAATGAGCAGCCCGACCAACAGTAAAATCCAAACGACTTCTTTCGTATGCGCGACGCCCTCCCGCATCATTCCCCACAACGCGCGCGCATTCGGCGCCGCTCCGGTGCGGAGAGCCATGGCGACGAGCGCCGTCAAACCGGCGGTAAAGCCCGCCGCGAGCGGCAATTCGCGAACGTAAGCGACTGCCAAACCGGCGACCGTCACGGCGACAACGACGATGAATTGCGACATCTTCATGATGACATTCCTCTTCCCCTGCAACAACCAACGGCGCTGCTACGTTTAATAGTCGACTATCGAGCTCACGATAGAAGTACCGAATTCCCAGAAAAATAGGCGCATCGCTCTCGCAACTTTGCGCCGGCATACGACGTTTAATAAGCACAATCAAAGACAAGGAAAATTTCATTAGAAGAAAGGTGAATCCAAATGAAGAAAACCTGGTTCGCGGCCGCGGCGGCCGCAGCAATCTTGACCGGCTCCCTCGCATCCGGCGCGCACGCGTTCAACGACCTCGAGGGCGTCGCCCATGCCGATAAGATCGTAGAAATGCGCGAACGCGGCATCGTCAGCGGCACCGGCAACAACAAATTCGCTCCGCACGAGAAGCTGTCCGCGCAAACCGCGCTTCCGCTCATTGTCAAGACGTTAAACCTCAGCCTCGCAGCGTACACGTTCATTAAAGAGCCGCAAGCGAGCGATTATTTTACCAAAATTCCGAACGACGCCTGGTATGCCGAAGCGTTCGTCATCGCGCAAGTGAACGGTTTGCCGATCGATAAGGACATCATTCCGAACGAGCCGGTCACCCGCGAGCAATTCGTCCACTGGCTCATGCACGGTTTGCAGAAAACCGGCGAATATGCGTTTACCGAGATCTATTACACGCTGAAAGACGAAAAACAAGTTTCCGAAGGCTTTATGAATTCGATCCAAACCGCGCTCAACGGCGGCATCGTCGAACTGAACCAAGACCAAGCGTTCCGCCCGCAGGAGCCGATCACCCGCGCGGAAGCCGTCGTCATGGCCCGCAACGCGCTGAAGATCGTCGAGAGCCAACAGCAGCCGCCTCGCCAAGATCCGATCCAAAGCGGCGAAGTGAACGTTTCGAAAGTCAAGGTGAACGCGGATATCCAAAAAATCGTGCTCGACATGGGCGAAAAGCCGCATCCGGGCTGGAAGATCGCCATCGTCGGCATCGATTTTACCGGCGAGTCGTCCGCGGTCGTGCGCTACAGCGTGCAATACCCGGATCCGGCCGCGCTGTATCCGATGGTCATCTCGTATCCGAAGGCGGCAACGTACCTTAGCTCCGCCATTACCGACATTCGATACGAGCACGTGCTTACGGACGCGGGCGCGGTCGACCCCGATACGCCGGTCTCCAGCGGTCCAGCCAACTAAACTCCCCGCCTGCGCTCCTGAAGGAGCGCAGGTTTTTTTTACGTTAAGAACTTATCCCGATATTCCGGCCGCATCAACATGCAGCGCTCGCTTTTGCCGAACCACCGGTACCGGTTGCGGGCTACGAACGTATAGAGCGGATCCCGAAGCGGACGCGGGACGATCCGGAGCGCGGACAACAGCGGCCATCCTGCGTTCAAATGCTTCATTAAACGGAGGGCGCCCTCCGACCGCGTATACGCGCGATCCCCTTCGATCAAGACGAACGTATCCAGCGCATCCCCGGACAATCCGTGCGCGGCGAGCAGACGCCGGCCGGCATCCGACTGCTGCGCGGCGTACCGCAGGCGGCCTCCGCGGTTGCGAACGATCGTAAACTGCACGACCGCGTTACACATATTGCACTCCCCGTCGTATAACACAATCGCGTGCTGCTTCATCGAGTTCACCGCCGTTCAACGTTTCCCTCTATTATAACGACTTTCCCATGGTATAAAAAAGCGTTCGTTGCAAACCCTAACCTTACATTGCAAACAAAGGAGGATTCCACCAATGATGACGATGAAACGTTGGGCGGCGGGTGCCGCGGCTGCGGCGCTTGCGCTCGGCCTTACGGCATGCGGGGGCGACGGCATGCGCCAGGAAATGCAGCAGGAGCGCCAAGAAGACATCATCGACGAGCGCGAAGACGAGCAGCTCAATACGCCGGGCACCGAATATCAGCAAGAGCAGCGCGAGGACCGGATGGATGAAACGGAGGATGAACGATAACGAATCGTTCGCTGTATAGGAGGGCTTTCGTCATGGAAAAAGAGCTGCGGGAGCAAACCGCGTTCGAAACCGGGGGCATTCCCACGCCGGCCGGACAAGAGCATATGGGTGCTACGGACGGTCTCGCCGGTGCGGTGGAGGGCATTATGGACAACATCGAAGCCTCCTTCGCGGACGGCAAACCCGATGCGAAGTCCGCCGAAAAGCGGAAAAACTCCTAAGCCGGCGCCGATGCGTTACGACCTAACGAGATAGGAGGCAAATCATGAGCAACCGAATCGAGTCGATCCGCGCCGATCAGCAAAACTTCCGGGATAAAACGGAAGACGAAGTGAAAGCCGTCCCGGCCTCGACGAACAAGGACGATGCCGTGGAAGCTATTACGGCGCACATCAACAAATACGACGAGCCGGAAGAAGACGAGCGGGACTAATCCGCGCGGCGAGCGAGGTGATTTCGATGGCTGGCAAGCCCATTAAGGATGGAGAAGACGACCAAATCATGAACAACCGTCCGCCGGATTTGCGCAACGACTACGGCATCCCCGACGAAGAAGACCGTTTGGACCGGGAATTGATGCCCGACGCCGGAACGGACACGAAGGCCAAAAAATAAGCGGGCCGCAAACGAACGGCAGGATCGACGGATCCTGCCGTTTTCGTTCGTATTCAAGCGACCCCCGCAAACCGCCGCCTGTCTCCGAAGGTTGTACAAGACGAATATTCAGAAAATTTATTCGGAGGTGCACTTCTTGTGAACGCGTTCTGCGTTTATTGCCGGCAATTGGTCCGACATGAGGAGGCATATCTCGTGTTTAAAACCGGTTTTTTCCGGAAAAGTCTTCCCCTATGCGTTTGCGTCCCTTGCCGTTCCGTGTCCGAGGCCGCTTCCGCGATCGGCTCGGAGCCCGCAGGGAAACCTCGCGCTCAAAACAATGTAGCCGTATGAATCATGCCTCGCATCACGGTCGGTCCCGTGCCTTCGCGCGAAGCAAATTTTCCGTCCAGCCTTGTCTTTTCAAATACCAGTAAATGACCCCCATAAATAGGAAAATGACAGCCAACGAGGCGAAATATCCCCACTTCCAGTCGGTTTCCGGCATGTACGAAAAATTCATACCCCAGATCGCCCCTAGCGCCGTCATCGGCGTTAGCAGCACCGTAAACACGGTCAACGTCTTCATGATGTCATTGGAACGATAATTGATCGTCATCTCGTCCAGCTTAAGCAGCGAATCGATCTCGCTTTCGTATTCGTCCTGCAGCATTTGCGCTCGTTCCAGACGCAGCCGGTACACCGAGAACGCTTCGCCGCTCCGCGCGTCGCGGAACGTCTCTTCGGCCGCGAAACGAATTTCGTTGAGCGGAATGAGCTGCGCGTTCCAGTGGAGCAGATCATAACGCAAATCCATAATGAACTGGAATAAATGCCCGCCGTTCGTATCTCTCATTTGCGATTTGGCTCGCGTCAATTGCCGTTCGAACCGATCCATCCAATCGAAGTACCGCTCGACGGCCAGCGACAGCACGAATAAGAGGGCATCGATGGGGGTTTCGCTTGCGAGGAGCCTCGTTCGGAACCGTTCTTCCCGCATCGTCCCGATAAAAAAACGCGACAACCCGGCCGTCACAAGCTCGCCGTTCGTCGCGAGGTAACGCAGGCCGTGCTTCGTCTCTTCGTCCCGCGGATCGGAGACGAGCACGAGGGTGCCGTGCAGCCTCGGAGCGCCCTCGTCGTACGCCGCGGTGCGCACCCGGTTGCGATCGGCGATGCGCCCTTGCTCGAGCCATTCGCGCAGCTCGGAGCGGAGCGAATCGTCCCCTTTGCCAGCCGTACCGTTCCCCGCCCGCGCCGCATCGTCCGCATCGTACCATACCCAGCGACCGTTGGCGCTGCGCGTCGAAGCTGCGTCCATCCTTCCGTTCCCCCTTGACGGCGTCATCGTCTTAGCCTTTCCACAACGATCGCCGGGCTATTCCCCGCGCCAACGCAGAAACCCCGCCGCGATGGCGCTGTAGGCGCCTCGTCGACGAGGTTTCCTCGGTAACATTTACTGGTTCGCTACGGCTTGTCGGACCGCTTCGATTTCCGCTCTCGAAAATTTGGAGAACGCGATTTGTTTCAATTCCTGCTTTTCTTCGCTCGTTAACCCGTCGCTGGCCATTTTGCGGAACCGGTTAATTTCGGAGGCCGAGAACCGGCTCATCGCGAATTTCACGGCATCCTCTTTGCTTTTGAACGACGGTGCGGCCTCTGCGCTCTTCGGTTCGGCGGACTGATCGTTCGCGGACGTGCTGCCGCCGGTCGCCGAAACGGCGCCGGACGTCTCCTTTTGGCTGCTCGCCTCGGCGCCCGCCCCGGCGCTCGCCTCGCCGCTCGCCTTGCCGCTCGCGTTGCCCTCCGCAGCGGGGGCCTCGGATTCGCTGCCAGCTATCGGAACTACCGGAAGATCCGCTTCGAGCTCCTCGATCATGGCGAACGTTTCGTCCGAAAGCTGCTCCGCGATTTTTTCCGCCGCCAGATCTATTGCATATTGATAACCTATGTACCCCCCAGCCGTTAACAGAACGGCGGTCGCGCCGATAATGATCAACCGCTTTTTCAAGTCGTCTCCCACCTTAGCTATTCTTTCATCTATTGTACTATAAACCATTGATACGATAAACGAAACCACGAAAAAACCCGCCGTCGGGAGCGAATTTCTCGCGCCTGACAGCGGGTCGTATGATGCCGAATTCCCTTGCGGGACAAGGCTGTACGGGTTAGTGGGCCCTACAGGACTCGAACCTGTGACCAATCGGTTATGAGCCGACCGCTCTAACCAACTGAGCTAAAGGCCCGTACGATAAATTGGTTGCGGGGACAGGATTTGAACCTGCGACCTTCGGGTTATGAGCCCGACGAGCTACCGGACTGCTCCACCCCGCGCCGTTAAAATAAAGCGAAGCAAATACTAATATAATAGATCGAAGTATATGTTGTCAAGATTACAATGCCCGATTACAGCAAATATCGTACGCCGTAGCGGCCTTTTTTCGAGCAATAAATTTCTACGATTTGAGGGCATTCGTATCCGTAAATCCACCAGTCCTCTTCCATGCGTTTCGCCAAGCAGCTGGCCTGGAATTTCGTGTTGTACAGCCGGCCCCAGTATACCCATGCCATCCGAACACCGCTCCTTCGCAAAGAATTGTGTTCTAAGGATGCCCCCGGGGCCGCGGTTCCATTCATCGCTACGCCAGGATTACTCTTCCAAGGCAGCGGCAGCGGCCGCTTCCGCATCCGCGATCCGCTCTTCTTCGTCGCGCGCTCGGTGAGCGATGCGCCCGGCCGCGGACGCAGCGACGCTGGCGACGAGATCGTCCAAGAACGTATGGACGCCTTGCCCGATTTTCGTATCCAATTTTTTAATGATTCCTATTTTATGCTTGTCGAGATGACCGAACGTCGTCACAGCGATGCTGCCGTACCCGAGGACGGATCCTAACGCGAGCGTTTCGTCGCAGCCGAACAGCCCCTCGTCGGAACGCACTAGCGACAGCAGCGGCTCGGACAGCTTTCCTTGCTCCGCCAGCTCGTCGAGCTCGATGCCGACCAGCAGGGCATGCTGCATTTCCCGCTTCTCGAGCACTTTGGCGACGCTTTCCAAACAAGCTTCAAGCTGCAGCGCCGGATGGTACGGCTTTTGCATCTCCAGGACGATTTCCGCGATATCCTCCAAACGAACGCCGCGGAGCGCCAGTTTCTCTAATACCGCTTCATGAATGATACGGCTGTGGACCTGTTTCCCCATGCTGTCGTCCTCCTCTCAACCTCGCTCCATTATACCATGGGGCAAAAAATTTCTCCTTATGAAAGGATATGGATACGGTATAATAAAACATAACTACTTACGAAGGAGGCGGCCGTCATGAATTTCGGCATCGTCATCTTCCCTCCCAAAGACGTACAGGACGCGGCCAACAGCTATCGGAAACGATTCGACCCCCATTACAGCCTCATTCCACCGCACCTGACGCTTCGGGAGGCGGAGCCGTGGGATCCGCCGACGCTCGAGCAGGCCGTGGAGCACTTGAACGCCGTCGCCGAGGAACTTTCGCCCGCGGAAGTCACGCTGAACCGGTTTTCGACGTTCTACCCGGTGGCGAACGTCGTGTACATGGCGCTCGAGAACCCCGATCCGCTCATCCGCATGCACGAAGCGATATGCCGCGGCCCATTGAAGCCCAGGGAGTCGAAATACAACTTCACGCCGCATCTGACGGTTGCCCAGAACATCGGCAACGATGAGATGCACGACATTTACGCGAGCCTCAGGCCGAAGCCGCTGTCGCTTTCGTTCCGGGTCGACCGCATTCACCTGCTGTACCAAACGGAGAACGGCGCCTGGACCGCGCATCAATCGTTTATGTTGAAGAGCAACTAATCATAAAGAGGACGCGACGGCATATCGCCCGCGTCCTCTTTCGTTCCGCCTGAATTATTCCGCCTTCACTTCGACCGCTTCTTCGGTATCGATCGGCATCGGCATGCCCGGCTCGCCGAAGTTCGGCTGGAAGTTCGGATCCTCGCGCATTTGCTGCAGCATCGCGTCGCCTTCCGTTTGCCATTCCTTCAGTGCCTGACGCACTTCCTTCTTGCCGTCTAGCACCTCTTGGAACTTTTGCTGACCGATTTGGTGAACCATATAGATGTTCGGATATTTCCGATAAATTTCGGATTCGTCCAACACTGGAGCCGGCTTCAACTGATAGAACGCCTCGATGTTGTATTCGAGCCCTTCCTTCGGCTGCAGGTAGTTCTTGTTCGCGACGAGGGTGCCTTGGCTGCGCGACTTCAGACGCGCCCAATCGTCGCCGTTGACGAACTTCACGAACTCCCATGCGTCTTTTTGGTTTTGCGCCTTCGCGTTGATGCCCATCATGCCCTGCAAATAAATTTGTCCGCCGATGCCCGGCGCGTCCTCATGCGTCGGCAGCGTCACGACGTCCCAATCGATTGGGTCGAGCCGATCGTCCGTTTCCGCTTGGCGGTTGGCGTTAATGAGTTCGTTAATATAATAATAGCTGGAGATCGCCATCGCCGTGCGGCCCGACAAGAAGTTATCCCATTCGAACGGACCCGGCTGCCGGTTATTTTGCTGTTCGAAATTCGGCGGTCCCGGAATGATCTGCTGCTCGCGCAAGTCGACCACCGTTTTCCATACGTTCTCCCACTGGTCCGTGTCGACCGTCATTTTGTCGCCGGACGGGTCGAAGTAGCTAAGCTGCAGCGGCTGCGTATACAGCTGCATTTCGTAGAACGAATCCCCGCCTTGGTACGTCGAGAACGAGAAGCCGTACTTCTGGTTTTCTCCCTCGCCGCCGGACAATTGACGAGCCAAGTCGAACACTTGATTCCACGTCATGCCGTCCGTCGGGAACGGTACGCCTTTCTCTGTAAAGATCGCTTTGTTGTAAAACAGCGCCGACGAGCTGAACAACGGAGCGAGGGCGTACAGCTTGCCGTCCGGAGCCGCTTCTTTGATGCCTTCGAGTACGGTCGGAACGATTTTCGACGTGTCGAATTTGTCGGCCGTAATGAGCGGATCGAGCGGCATCAGCAGGTTCTCGTTCACGAGATCGGGCAAATTGTTGAACTCGATCATGACGAGGTCGGGCGGGTTATCGCCCTGCATCAGCTTCTTTAACTCTTCCATCGGATTCGGCTGTTCTTGCGGCGTCGTTCCGTCGGAATAACGGAATTTGCTGTAGTCGACCGCAGGAACGACTTCGATTTTGACGTTCGGGTTCGAGAATTCATAGAGTTCCGTAAATTGCTGCCGGAACCACTGATCGTCGTCGCCATAGCCTTGCAGCGTAGCGATGCGAAGCACGCGCTCCGTATCGTCCGACGGGGTCTCTCCTTGCGAGCAGGCGGCGAGCGTCGACATGCCGACCGCCGCGGTCAGCGTGACGGCCATGGTGCGGGCCATTTTCGATGTGCGTGTTGAAAGCTTCATGCTTTCCCCTCCAATGATTTTGGTGCTTGAATAATGATTTTCTCCCCGTCGAACTCGAGGGACGCTTTGTTCCCGATTCCGAGCGCCTCCAGGTATTCCTTCGGAATTTGCAAACGACCGGCGCGATCGATGACCACATACGCCTCGTGTTCCTCTTTCACCGTACGTCTTCCGACGGTTTCGCTATTATAGACGGCGGAATCGAGCTCAGGGTTGCGCTTAATAAATTCCGTGCTCGTTAAACCGTCGCGAATCGCGACGACCCGGTCCACTTTGCCCGCCAGCTCGAGATCGTGCGTCACGATGACGATCGTGACGCCGAATTCCCGGTTGAACGAACGGAATATGTCCATGATCCGATCCGACGTCGCCGAATCGACGGAACCGGTCGGTTCGTCCGCCAGCAGCAGCGAAGGCCGATTAGCGAGCGAAATCGCGATGGCCACCCGCTGCTGCTCGCCGCCCGACAGCTGATGCAGCTTGTTGTTCATGCGGTCTTTGAGACCGACCATCTCGAGCAGCTGCTTCGCGTACGGGCGGTCCAGCTTGCCGCCGAGCATCATCGGCATTTCGACGTTTTCCAAGGCGGTCAAGTATGGAAGCAGGTTCCGGGCGTTGTTCTGCCACACGAACCCGACCGTACGCCGTTTGTACTCGACGAGCTGCTCGTCGCTGATTTTCAGCAAGTCCCATTCGCCGACCCGGACCGTGCCGGCCGAAGGGCGATCGAGCCCGCCCAGGATGTTCATGAACGTCGATTTGCCGCTGCCGGAGTTGCCGATGATCGCCATCATTTCCCCGCGATCCACCGTCAGGTTAAGCCCCTGCAGCGCGACGACTTCGACTTCGTCCGTTTTGTAAATTTTCACGAGCCCTTCGCAAGTGATCATCGGTTATCGCTCCTCTCCGAGTTTCACCGCTTGGTGCACCCGCAGCCTGCGAATATGCGTCAGGAGCAAGCCCGCGCCGAGCACGATCATCACGACGACGACGCCGTACAGCTGCAGCGTGTCCCCCGCCGAGAAGACGACGCGGAACGGCGGCACCTGACTCGCGGCGCTCTCCGTCGTCTGCAGGAACGGCAGGAACAACAAGCTCGCAAGCCGCCCGATCGAAAGGCCGAGCACGATGGAGAGGCCGGCGGTGAACGCTTGCTCCAGCAGCAGCATGCCGGTGAGCCCTTTCCGGGACAGCCCCATCGCCCGCAGGACGCCGAACTGCACGACCCGGCTCGACAGGTTGAAAAACCAGTACAGCACATAGCCGATCAGCGAGATCGCCACCGAGACGAGAAAGCCGAGGCTCAAAATGCCGAACACGCCGCCGCGCGCCGGGTGACGCTGCTGGACGATCAGTTCGTTGCGCACGTCCTTCACCGAGGCGATGCCGATGCCCTTTTCTTGGAGCGTCTCGACGATCGGCGTCACTCGCGCGCCATCTTCCATGTCCAGCCACACCTCGTACGGGATGAGCGGGATCTGATCGTAAATGTAGTCGATATTCGCGATGTAAAACGGCGTTTCGTCCGGGTACTGCGAAGGCCAATACGGCAGTATGCCGACAACGATGAATTCGATCAACTGCCCTTGAATGCTGATGTTCGCCAAATCGCCCGGCTTTAACTGATACCTGTCGGCGACCTTCTGCGGAATGATGAGCGCCTGCTCGAAATCTCCCATCAAATCAAGGTATAAGTACGGGTGCACCGGGTACAAATCGCTTCGCCACCATGCGACCTCGGCGAACTTGTCGTTTTCGATGCCCATCACTTTGCCTTGGCCGATCGATTTGCCGGAGACGACGACGTTGCCTCTCGTCTGGAGCACGCGCGACGCTTGCACGACGCCGGGCAGCTCGCGAAACACCTCGAACGGCGGCTCGATGTAGAACACCTGCTGCGCCGGAGGCGCCCCTCCGCCAGGCTGGCCTCCGCCGCCCCCCGGTTGGCCGCCGGGCTGTCCTCCCGGCTGACCGCCCGGTTGACCGCCGGGCTGCCCGCCCGGGTTTTGCTGCGGCGGCGGCCCGCTCGACTCGACGAAGCCTTCCCACACCGTTTGGATAATGACGTCCGTCCCGTATTGGTACAGCGTGCGTTCGGTCGAGTTGAGATCGATCGTTCGCGCCGCAGCGGAGTTGTACATGCCTAGACCGAGCGTCAAAATGAGCAGCAGCATCAGCGGA from Paenibacillus sp. includes these protein-coding regions:
- a CDS encoding Na+/H+ antiporter NhaC family protein, with the protein product MKMSQFIVVVAVTVAGLAVAYVRELPLAAGFTAGLTALVAMALRTGAAPNARALWGMMREGVAHTKEVVWILLLVGLLIPAWSAGGVIPFLVDAGLRLLHPEWIVTFGFAFASAVAMTLGTSTGTLSAAGIPLMGIAAHLGVPLPLMAGALVSGAFVGDRTSPLSSAHQLVAASAGVPPRSLYRLLQPTTYAAFALALAVFAAFDWFGAWGEAGEGASAGAELAAIGGYTSSWLLALPPLLLLAAIVLRIRTRYAFLIGIASGIAVGAATQGGAAGEWLGWLWAGYPTMSAEGELVRGKGVASMFELVLLIAMAGAYNGILEKTGIVRPIAARLIGDNPTLPGVTIRAGAFGLGLGLVSCTQTLPIMMTARSLAPAWTERFTREQLARVTADTSLLLAALVPWNMIAVLCGTIVGVAPERFAPYALFLWLPPLLTLGYSALTRRATAGQIFDRKPVDTHLES
- a CDS encoding 2'-5' RNA ligase family protein, which encodes MNFGIVIFPPKDVQDAANSYRKRFDPHYSLIPPHLTLREAEPWDPPTLEQAVEHLNAVAEELSPAEVTLNRFSTFYPVANVVYMALENPDPLIRMHEAICRGPLKPRESKYNFTPHLTVAQNIGNDEMHDIYASLRPKPLSLSFRVDRIHLLYQTENGAWTAHQSFMLKSN
- a CDS encoding ABC transporter substrate-binding protein — its product is MKLSTRTSKMARTMAVTLTAAVGMSTLAACSQGETPSDDTERVLRIATLQGYGDDDQWFRQQFTELYEFSNPNVKIEVVPAVDYSKFRYSDGTTPQEQPNPMEELKKLMQGDNPPDLVMIEFNNLPDLVNENLLMPLDPLITADKFDTSKIVPTVLEGIKEAAPDGKLYALAPLFSSSALFYNKAIFTEKGVPFPTDGMTWNQVFDLARQLSGGEGENQKYGFSFSTYQGGDSFYEMQLYTQPLQLSYFDPSGDKMTVDTDQWENVWKTVVDLREQQIIPGPPNFEQQNNRQPGPFEWDNFLSGRTAMAISSYYYINELINANRQAETDDRLDPIDWDVVTLPTHEDAPGIGGQIYLQGMMGINAKAQNQKDAWEFVKFVNGDDWARLKSRSQGTLVANKNYLQPKEGLEYNIEAFYQLKPAPVLDESEIYRKYPNIYMVHQIGQQKFQEVLDGKKEVRQALKEWQTEGDAMLQQMREDPNFQPNFGEPGMPMPIDTEEAVEVKAE
- a CDS encoding S-layer homology domain-containing protein; this encodes MKKTWFAAAAAAAILTGSLASGAHAFNDLEGVAHADKIVEMRERGIVSGTGNNKFAPHEKLSAQTALPLIVKTLNLSLAAYTFIKEPQASDYFTKIPNDAWYAEAFVIAQVNGLPIDKDIIPNEPVTREQFVHWLMHGLQKTGEYAFTEIYYTLKDEKQVSEGFMNSIQTALNGGIVELNQDQAFRPQEPITRAEAVVMARNALKIVESQQQPPRQDPIQSGEVNVSKVKVNADIQKIVLDMGEKPHPGWKIAIVGIDFTGESSAVVRYSVQYPDPAALYPMVISYPKAATYLSSAITDIRYEHVLTDAGAVDPDTPVSSGPAN
- a CDS encoding magnesium transporter CorA family protein gives rise to the protein MDAASTRSANGRWVWYDADDAARAGNGTAGKGDDSLRSELREWLEQGRIADRNRVRTAAYDEGAPRLHGTLVLVSDPRDEETKHGLRYLATNGELVTAGLSRFFIGTMREERFRTRLLASETPIDALLFVLSLAVERYFDWMDRFERQLTRAKSQMRDTNGGHLFQFIMDLRYDLLHWNAQLIPLNEIRFAAEETFRDARSGEAFSVYRLRLERAQMLQDEYESEIDSLLKLDEMTINYRSNDIMKTLTVFTVLLTPMTALGAIWGMNFSYMPETDWKWGYFASLAVIFLFMGVIYWYLKRQGWTENLLRAKARDRP
- a CDS encoding thiol-disulfide oxidoreductase DCC family protein, which produces MKQHAIVLYDGECNMCNAVVQFTIVRNRGGRLRYAAQQSDAGRRLLAAHGLSGDALDTFVLIEGDRAYTRSEGALRLMKHLNAGWPLLSALRIVPRPLRDPLYTFVARNRYRWFGKSERCMLMRPEYRDKFLT
- a CDS encoding ATP-binding cassette domain-containing protein: MITCEGLVKIYKTDEVEVVALQGLNLTVDRGEMMAIIGNSGSGKSTFMNILGGLDRPSAGTVRVGEWDLLKISDEQLVEYKRRTVGFVWQNNARNLLPYLTALENVEMPMMLGGKLDRPYAKQLLEMVGLKDRMNNKLHQLSGGEQQRVAIAISLANRPSLLLADEPTGSVDSATSDRIMDIFRSFNREFGVTIVIVTHDLELAGKVDRVVAIRDGLTSTEFIKRNPELDSAVYNSETVGRRTVKEEHEAYVVIDRAGRLQIPKEYLEALGIGNKASLEFDGEKIIIQAPKSLEGKA
- a CDS encoding phosphatidylglycerophosphatase A is translated as MGKQVHSRIIHEAVLEKLALRGVRLEDIAEIVLEMQKPYHPALQLEACLESVAKVLEKREMQHALLVGIELDELAEQGKLSEPLLSLVRSDEGLFGCDETLALGSVLGYGSIAVTTFGHLDKHKIGIIKKLDTKIGQGVHTFLDDLVASVAASAAGRIAHRARDEEERIADAEAAAAAALEE